One Spinacia oleracea cultivar Varoflay chromosome 4, BTI_SOV_V1, whole genome shotgun sequence DNA segment encodes these proteins:
- the LOC130471809 gene encoding uncharacterized protein: MVASNFMASTSLTLSSLIGTWIGTSSNNEIVGRIIYGDTRIPITSIKYISILLFFLLAFASFIQSSRCYVQANLLLSMPKAVVPEDFVVEALVHGANFWQVGLRAIYFAVTMLMWIFGPIPMFLSSAAMVAVLYALDVNNKYLHDFNDSCEDEEEEEEDRNKGVVRGFQQQGMVYGTSEIQAAAVTSTIMLSAVVAS; this comes from the coding sequence ATGGTAGCATCAAATTTCATGGCATCAACATCTTTAACCCTAAGCTCTTTAATCGGTACATGGATCGGAACCTCTTCAAACAACGAAATAGTAGGAAGAATAATATATGGAGATACAAGAATACCAATTACTTCCATCAAATACATAAGCATCCTCTTGTTTTTCTTGCTTGCTTTCGCGTCTTTCATCCAATCCTCGAGGTGTTATGTGCAGGCCAATCTCTTGTTAAGTATGCCAAAGGCAGTAGTCCCTGAAGACTTTGTTGTTGAGGCCTTAGTACACGGTGCTAATTTCTGGCAGGTTGGTTTAAGGGCCATTTATTTTGCTGTTACGATGTTGATGTGGATATTCGGTCCCATTCCTATGTTTCTTTCCTCCGCTGCAATGGTGGCGGTCTTGTATGCTCTAGATGTTAATAATAAGTATTTGCATGACTTTAATGACTCATGtgaggatgaagaagaagaagaagaagatagaAATAAAGGTGTGGTAAGGGGTTTTCAGCAGCAGGGAATGGTTTATGGTACTTCTGAAATTCAAGCTGCTGCTGTTACAAGTACAATAATGCTGTCTGCTGTTGTTGCTTCTTGA